Part of the Halopenitus persicus genome is shown below.
GCGTCGCCCGACTCGCGCGCCGCGCGCTCGACGCGCCTGATGGCGTCCGCGTCGGGGACGTGCACGCGCATCCCCGACCCCTCCATCGCGTCGAAACGGAGGGCGTGACCGCCCTCGAGTTCCTCGTGGACCGCCGGGATCGACGCCGTCGGCCCGTCGACGTCGTACTCGTGGATGAACGCCGACGAGTCGAGGACGTGCATTACCGCGAAACGACGATGTAGTCCTTGACTGCCTGCACGTTCCCGACCGGGATCTTCAGCCGGCCGCGGTCGTCGGCGGCGAACCCGACCCGTCCGGGGTCGAGCTGCTCGTGCGGCGAGACGAGGAGGTTCCGCAGCTCGCCCGTCTTCAGGTCCATCGTGATGTTGTACAGGTCGCCGAGTTCGGTCCCGTCCGAACCCATTACCGCCTTGCCCGAGAGGTTCTCGGCGAGGATGTCGGCCATACTGTGACCGATCCGGGCAGTCCCCTTAAACGCCACGGGGCGTCAGACGGCCGACGGACGCGATCGACTCGCGTCGTCGCCCGACGTCGCGGGCCGGGAAGGGCCACGGGCACCTCGCCGCCGCGCGTCTCGGCGTTCTGAAACACTTAACTGGCGTCCACGACTCGAACACGGTAGTAACCTTCTCGGGGGCATTTCGATGACCGACGACACACACTCCGACACCCTTCGAACGCCGATCGTCGCCGTGCTCGGTCACGTCGACCACGGCAAGACTAGCCTGCTCGATAAGATACGCGGATCGGCCGTCAGCGAGGGAGAGGCGGGTGCGATCACCCAGCACATCGGGGCGACCGACATCCCGCTGTCGACGATCTCCACGATGGCCGGCGAGCTCGTTCAGCCGGAGGACTTCGACCTCCCCGGGCTGCTGTTCATCGACACGCCGGGCCACCACTCCTTTTCGACCCTCCGTGCGCGCGGCGGCGCGCTCGCGGACATCGCGGTGCTGGTCGTCGACGTGAACGACGGCTTCCAGCCGCAGACGGAGGAGGCGATCGACATCCTCCGACGGACCGGAACGCCGTTCGTCGTCGCCGCCAACAAGATCGACACCACGCCGGGATGGAACCCGCGGGAGGGAGCGCCGGTCCAAGAGACCTACGAGGCGCAGTCGGACCGTGCCCGGTCGATGCTCGACGAGAACCTCTACGCGCTCATCGGCGAACTCTCCGACGCCGGGTTCTCCGCGGACCTCTACTGGCGCGTCCAGGACTTCCAGAAGAACATCGGCGTCGTGCCCGTCTCCGCGCTGACCGGCGAGGGAGTGCCGGACCTACTGACCGTGCTGATGGGTCTGTCCCAGCGGTTTATGAAGGAGGAGATGGCGATCGACGTGTCGGGACCGGGCGTCGGGACGGTCCTCGAGGTGAAGGAGGAGCGGGGGTTCGGAGCAACGGTCGACGCCGTGATGTACGACGGCGTGATCCGAACGGACGACCAGGTCGTCATCGGCGGCCAGGACGAACCGATCGTCACCGACATCCGTGCGCTGTTGCAGCCGCAGCCGCTCGCGGAGATCCGGACCGAAAAACAGTTCGAAAAGGTCGATTCGGTCGCCGCCGCCGCGGGCGTGAAGATCGCCGCACCCGATCTCGAGGACGCGATGGCCGGAGCGCCGGTTCGGGTCGTTCGCGACCGCGACCTCGACGACGTTGTCGCGGAGGTGACTGCGGAACTCGAGGAGATCGACGTCGACACCGCCGATGACGGCGTCGTGATCAAGGCGGACACGCTCGGCTCGCTCGAGGCGATGGCGAGCGCGCTCGAGGAGGCGGAGATCCCGATCATGCGTGCCGAGGTCGGCGACATCGCGCCGCGGGACGTCGCGATCGCCGAGACCGCGAACCAGGACGAGCACAAGGCGATCCTCGGGTTCAACGTCGACGTGCTCCCGAACGCCAGGGACGAACTCGAGGTCGCCGACGTCAAGCTGTTCACCGACGAGGTCATCTACCAGCTCATCGAGGAGTACGACACCTTCGTCGAGGAGCGCAAGCGCGCCCAACAGGAGACCGTCCTCGATAAGATCGTCAGGCCGGCACGCTTCCGGCTGTTGCCCGACCACACCTTCCGCCAGAACGACCCCGCGGTCGTCGGCGTCGAGGTGCTCGCTGGAACGCTCCAGAACAACCGGCACGTGGTCGCCTTCGAGAACGGCGAGCCGGACCGCCGAGGTCAGCTCTCGGGGATCCAGAAACAGGGCGAGGACGTCGAGGAGGCTCGCGCCGGCGAGCGGGTCAGCGTCGCCATCGACGGCCCCACGGTCGGCCGCCAGATCGAGGAGGGCGACGTCCTCTGGACGGAGATCCCCGAAAAGCACGCGAAGATCCTCGAACAGGAGCTCGCCGACGACATCACGGCCGACGAGCTGGAGGCGCTCCACGGCTACCTCGACAAGCGCCGGAGCCGCGACCCCTTTTGGGGAAAATGAGGCGATCGGGAACCCGCGGCCGACCGCACCGTCTCGTCACTTCGCCGTCGGCGTGATCTCGCCGACCGCGTCCATGACCTGAAGGGCCGCGCTGGCCGCGAGTCCCTTCGCGACCTCCTCCGTGTCGGTGTCGGCCAGCCCCGTCTCGAGGTCCTCGACGTCCGGGGCGAAGCCGGCGGAAACGGGGTGGCCGGCGGGCGGATTCACCGCGACGGTCGCCTGCGGGCCGTTGCTGCCGACCGACAGCTCGGACCCAACGACGTAACTGTCGGGAAGGTACGACTCCGTCCGCGAGACGATCCCGGCGACTGCGGTTCGAAGTTCGCGTTCCTGAGCCGCGGAGAGCTCGACTGCGTCACGGTCCGGTTCGCCGGCCGGGGTGACGCCCGGTGCGCCCGCGTACGGGTTGTTGCCGTTCATTGAGATTGGGATCGATAGGGGGACCGCGTTCAAAAAGGCGTCGCCGAACTCGGCGTCGATCCGGCCGATTCGCCCGAACTCGGCTGACCGGGGTGGATCCGGATCGGGACGGCACCCGGATCGAGCCGGATCATCGCGTCGGCTCGTCGCGTCGGCTCGGCAGTAGTCGGACCGGATCGACTCACACGATCGGCTCGGAGTCGCCGTAGGCCGCGACCACGACGACGCACGTGTGGGCGTCCGGGGAGGGCGTCGCCGACTCGACGAGCGTCTCGCGGTCGGGAAGGTCCCAGTCACGGAGGGTCGCGCCCGCGTCGAGCCCCTCGTGGATCCGGTCCCGAACCGTCGCCGGCTCCGTGCCCGTCACCTCGTAGAACAGCCCCGGACCGGGGCCGGTCGCCCACCCGAGCCCGGCGGCGATCGTCGACGGCCGGTCCGCGTCCGGGTCGTCCTCCGTGGTCGTCCCGGCGTCCGTGGTCGTCCCGGCGTCCGTGGTCGTCCCGGCGTCCACCGCCGGTCCGAGGTGTCGTTTCGCCTGGACGACCGTGAGCCGGTTGCCGGCCGGACCCAGGTCTGGCGCGCGATCGACGCTCGTGACGGTGGCGTCCGCGGGAACGATCGAGGAGACGGTGACGAGGTTGTAGTTGTGCAGATTCGCGTCCGCGAGTGCCGCGTCGTAGGCCGCCATCGCCGTCGGGGCGACGCCGACGCCGGCGGCGACGTGGATCGATGCCATCGTCGAAGATCGGCGACCGACGCGCTAAGCGGTTTCGAAACGGGAACGGTCGGAAAAACGGGACGGAACGGCGATCGGTCGGGCCGACGGCGAGACGGGTCCGACCGCCGGTCAGTACTGATAGTGGATGTTGCGGTCGGCGGCCTCCTCGGCCGAGTCGAGCTTCTCGACCGCGTCCGCGAAGTCCGCGCGGGTGACCTCGGTCCGGCCGTCGCGGATCGCGAACATTCCGGCCTCGGTGGCCAGCGATGCGAGATCCGCGCCGCTGAACTCCTCGAGGTCCGCGACGAGTCCCGAGAGGTCGAGATCGTCCGCGACGTTCATGCCCTCGGTGTGTATCTCGAGGATCCGTTCGCGGGCGGCGGCGTCGGGCTTGGGGACCTCGATGAGCCGGTCGAACCGGCCCGGCCGGAGGATCGCCTCGTCGAGCATGTCGAACCGGTTCGTGGCAGCCATGATTCGGATCTCGCCGCGGTCCTCGAAGCCGTCCATCTCGGAGAGCAGCTGCATCATCGTCCGCTGGACCTCGGCGTCGCCGGAGGTCTTCGAGTCCGTCCGCTTGGAGGCGACCGCGTCGATCTCGTCGATGAAGATCACCGCGGGCTCGCGGTCGGCAGCGAGCTCGAAGAGGTCACGGACCAGCCGTGACCCCTCGCCGATGAACTTCCGGACGAGCTCGGAGCCGGCCATCTTGATGAAGGTGGCGTCGGACTCGTTGGCGACCGCCTTCGCGAGCATCGTCTTGCCGGTCCCCGGCGGGCCGTGCAGCAGAACGCCGCTTGGGGGTTCGACGCCGACGATATCGAACGTTTCCGGGTTCTCGAGGGGGTCCT
Proteins encoded:
- a CDS encoding PRC-barrel domain-containing protein, whose translation is MADILAENLSGKAVMGSDGTELGDLYNITMDLKTGELRNLLVSPHEQLDPGRVGFAADDRGRLKIPVGNVQAVKDYIVVSR
- the infB gene encoding translation initiation factor IF-2; translated protein: MTDDTHSDTLRTPIVAVLGHVDHGKTSLLDKIRGSAVSEGEAGAITQHIGATDIPLSTISTMAGELVQPEDFDLPGLLFIDTPGHHSFSTLRARGGALADIAVLVVDVNDGFQPQTEEAIDILRRTGTPFVVAANKIDTTPGWNPREGAPVQETYEAQSDRARSMLDENLYALIGELSDAGFSADLYWRVQDFQKNIGVVPVSALTGEGVPDLLTVLMGLSQRFMKEEMAIDVSGPGVGTVLEVKEERGFGATVDAVMYDGVIRTDDQVVIGGQDEPIVTDIRALLQPQPLAEIRTEKQFEKVDSVAAAAGVKIAAPDLEDAMAGAPVRVVRDRDLDDVVAEVTAELEEIDVDTADDGVVIKADTLGSLEAMASALEEAEIPIMRAEVGDIAPRDVAIAETANQDEHKAILGFNVDVLPNARDELEVADVKLFTDEVIYQLIEEYDTFVEERKRAQQETVLDKIVRPARFRLLPDHTFRQNDPAVVGVEVLAGTLQNNRHVVAFENGEPDRRGQLSGIQKQGEDVEEARAGERVSVAIDGPTVGRQIEEGDVLWTEIPEKHAKILEQELADDITADELEALHGYLDKRRSRDPFWGK
- a CDS encoding DUF5811 family protein → MNGNNPYAGAPGVTPAGEPDRDAVELSAAQERELRTAVAGIVSRTESYLPDSYVVGSELSVGSNGPQATVAVNPPAGHPVSAGFAPDVEDLETGLADTDTEEVAKGLAASAALQVMDAVGEITPTAK
- a CDS encoding pyruvoyl-dependent arginine decarboxylase; this encodes MASIHVAAGVGVAPTAMAAYDAALADANLHNYNLVTVSSIVPADATVTSVDRAPDLGPAGNRLTVVQAKRHLGPAVDAGTTTDAGTTTDAGTTTEDDPDADRPSTIAAGLGWATGPGPGLFYEVTGTEPATVRDRIHEGLDAGATLRDWDLPDRETLVESATPSPDAHTCVVVVAAYGDSEPIV
- the pan2 gene encoding proteasome-activating nucleotidase Pan2 codes for the protein MSHSPSLPDRPRLELDPEMSEGERLEAIRKHFRRIVQVNDELEQRLEDAEGRREDLQHDVDELKRENEVLKTSSLYIASVEEHTDDGVVIKQHGNNQEVLTETATSVTDELDPGDRVAINDSFAIQTVLDDETDARAQAMEVDASPDVTYADIGGIDDQIREVREAVEDPLENPETFDIVGVEPPSGVLLHGPPGTGKTMLAKAVANESDATFIKMAGSELVRKFIGEGSRLVRDLFELAADREPAVIFIDEIDAVASKRTDSKTSGDAEVQRTMMQLLSEMDGFEDRGEIRIMAATNRFDMLDEAILRPGRFDRLIEVPKPDAAARERILEIHTEGMNVADDLDLSGLVADLEEFSGADLASLATEAGMFAIRDGRTEVTRADFADAVEKLDSAEEAADRNIHYQY